In Melanotaenia boesemani isolate fMelBoe1 chromosome 7, fMelBoe1.pri, whole genome shotgun sequence, a single window of DNA contains:
- the hdx gene encoding highly divergent homeobox isoform X1, whose product MAAPFPSSSRMDAWPQRRGLQTMNLRSVFTAEQQRILERYYENGMTNQSKACFQLILQCAQEAKLDFSVVRTWVGNKRRKLASKADQNGSASHSLSSHGIVGGLLSNHTLAGGALSNHSLASGALLPADVAAARTIQNRVHLLPPSSSFPSFSSASSSPSSSSPLSSGSNNNNNNNDVILTGIYSLNSVPRPRPRPTAPLSQSDSELSVQTSSSSRINQELQGRNTSTSSSVHSKLVSLTQNLPSLTSASGPLVYTAVRKGTLSIGEGGVSAGAGVVPHSWTRQYGTAQTRPWPSSSQPQAQLQSRPHSNPQPQPPAPQKPRASLPVQNCTPSSEQTPRIQQVFTLTEKGEEEQLRSRQAPARRSQETHRSAPLGTIHNFSIAMETGDEEDEWQREEELANMAAQTHIHREQTASPAGAEVSGVRGSRSPPMTGSRPALLHSNATLQGSYSLTAQTSLIGEPSSQTSLAVSAAPWVISNSRKRTLQDRTQFSDGDLVQLKRYWDRGMTSLGSVCREKITAAANQLNVDTEIVKTWISNRRRKYRLMGIEIPPPKGGPAVFTNTSPGNESPVGLSPDGERLRTPELGDELNDGGSVCLSEDGTIDSQQRDGDDGTDVSTAAPLANNVKIEVIDEDEEAYYDDDDGELVASDLEQMQSLLEFKHEEVQFLENELENQKQKYQDLANFTKSLLSAVRNNDRERQQELLASLPQPSDQDWDVTMERGAQVFASPNYADPLTDGMGSIDPSQAQAKEEFLLVTVNKGDTATEVTEPSASEEQLQEAASEQK is encoded by the exons ATGGCTGCCCCGTTCCCCTCCAGTAGCAGAATGGATGCGTGGCCACAAAGACGTGGCCTGCAGACA ATGAACCTGCGGTCAGTGTTTACAGCTGAACAGCAGAGGATCCTGGAACGTTACTATGAGAATGGGATGACCAATCAGAGCAAGGCTTGCTTCCAGCTAATACTGCAATGTGCTCAGGAGGCCAAACTGGACTTCAGCGTTGTCCGG ACATGGGTTGGCAACAAAAGACGCAAGCTTGCCTCCAAAGCTGACCAAAATGGAAGCGCATCTCATTCCTTATCTAGTCACGGAATAGTCGGAGGGCTACTCTCCAATCACACATTAGCTGGAGGTGCGCTGTCCAATCACAGCCTGGCGTCAGGGGCGCTACTTCCTGCTGATGTGGCTGCTGCACGAACCATCCAGAACCGTGTGCACCTTCTCCCTCCATCCTCATCCTTCCCATCTTTCTCGTCAGCATCTTCCTccccttcatcttcctctccgCTCAGCAGCggaagcaacaacaacaacaacaataatgatgTGATACTGACCGGGATCTACTCTCTGAACTCCGTCCCTCGCCCCAGACCAAGACCCACAGCCCCCTTGTCCCAGTCAGACTCAGAGCTTTCAGTCCAGACATCGTCTTCATCTCGGATCAACCAGGAGCTGCAGGGTAGGAACACTTCCACGTCCTCATCCGTCCACTCCAAATTAGTGTCCCTCACTCAGAATCTCCCATCCCTCACATCTGCCTCAGGACCTTTAGTCTACACTGCAGTCAGGAAGGGCACTTTATCCATTGGGGAGGGGGGAGTAAGTGCAGGGGCAGGGGTAGTACCTCACAGCTGGACTAGACAGTATGGTACAGCGCAAACTCGGCCTTGGCCCTCTTCCTCACAACCCCAGGCTCAGCTTCAGTCCAGACCTCACTCCAACCCTCAACCTCAACCGCCTGCTCCACAAAAGCCTCGGGCCTCCCTCCCTGTCCAGAACTGCACCCCCTCCTCTGAACAAACACCTCGCATTCAGCAAGTCTTCACTTTGACAGAAAAGGGCGAGGAGGAGCAACTCAGATCCAGACAAGCTCCTGCTCGTAGAAGCCAAGAGACCCACAGATCAGCACCTCTGGGCACCATTCACAATTTCTCAATTGCCATGGAAACTGGAGACGAAGAAGATGAGTGGCAAAGGGAAGAGGAGTTGGCAAATATGGCCGCCCAAACACACATCCACAGGGAGCAGACAGCCAGCCCGGCCGGGGCCGAGGTGTCAGGGGTGAGGGGAAGCCGCAGTCCTCCGATGACTGGCTCCAGACCTGCATTGCTCCACAGCAATGCAACACTTCAGGGCAGCTACTCGCTTACAGCTCAGACCTCACTCATAGGGGAGCCCAGTTCTCAG ACTTCACTTGCCGTATCTGCAGCCCCCTGGGTTATCAGCAACTCCAGGAAAAGAACA CTGCAGGATCGGACTCAGTTCAGTGATGGGGATCTCGTCCAACTGAAGCGCTACTGGGACCGGGGCATGACCAGCCTGGGCTCAGTATGCAGAGAGAAGATCACTGCTGCAGCCAACCAACTCAACGTAGACACTGAAATAGTCAAG ACATGGATCAGCAACAGACGCAGGAAGTACCGTCTGATGGGTATTGAAATCCCTCCTCCTAAAGGTGGACCTGCTGTATTCACTAACACATCCCCAGGAAACGAGTCTCCGGTGGGCCTCAGCCCTGACGGGGAGCGGCTCAGAACGCCTGAACTGGGGGATGAATTGAATGACGGGGGATCTGTGTGCCTGTCTGAGG ATGGGACCATCGATTCACAACAGAgagatggagatgatggaaCAGATGTGTCCACTGCTGCTCCACTGGCCAATAATGTG AAGATTGAAGTCAttgatgaggatgaagaggcttattatgatgatgacgatggtgAATTGGTGGCTTCAGACCTAGAGCAAATGCAGAGCCTGTTGGAATTCAag CATGAGGAAGTGCAGTTCTTAGAGAATGAGCTAGagaaccaaaaacaaaaataccagGATCTCGCAAATTTCACAAAGAGCCTGCTCAGTGCTGTGAGGAATAATGACCGGGAGAGACAGCAG GAACTCTTGGCTAGTCTACCTCAGCCATCAGACCAGGACTGGGACGTGACCATGGAGAGAGGAGCCCAGGTGTTCGCATCGCCCAACTACGCCGACCCACTGACAGACGGCATGGGCTCCATAGATCCTTCACAGGCCCAAGCGAAGGAAGAATTCCTGCTGGTCACTGTGAACAAAGGTGACACAGCGACTGAGGTTACTGAGCCCTCTGCATCagaggagcagctgcaggaagcagCATCAGAACAAAAGTGA
- the hdx gene encoding highly divergent homeobox isoform X2, translated as MAAPFPSSSRMDAWPQRRGLQTMNLRSVFTAEQQRILERYYENGMTNQSKACFQLILQCAQEAKLDFSVVRTWVGNKRRKLASKADQNGSASHSLSSHGIVGGLLSNHTLAGGALSNHSLASGALLPADVAAARTIQNRVHLLPPSSSFPSFSSASSSPSSSSPLSSGSNNNNNNNDVILTGIYSLNSVPRPRPRPTAPLSQSDSELSVQTSSSSRINQELQGRNTSTSSSVHSKLVSLTQNLPSLTSASGPLVYTAVRKGTLSIGEGGVSAGAGVVPHSWTRQYGTAQTRPWPSSSQPQAQLQSRPHSNPQPQPPAPQKPRASLPVQNCTPSSEQTPRIQQVFTLTEKGEEEQLRSRQAPARRSQETHRSAPLGTIHNFSIAMETGDEEDEWQREEELANMAAQTHIHREQTASPAGAEVSGVRGSRSPPMTGSRPALLHSNATLQGSYSLTAQTSLIGEPSSQTSLAVSAAPWVISNSRKRTLQDRTQFSDGDLVQLKRYWDRGMTSLGSVCREKITAAANQLNVDTEIVKTWISNRRRKYRLMGIEIPPPKGGPAVFTNTSPGNESPVGLSPDGERLRTPELGDELNDGGSVCLSEDGTIDSQQRDGDDGTDVSTAAPLANNVIEVIDEDEEAYYDDDDGELVASDLEQMQSLLEFKHEEVQFLENELENQKQKYQDLANFTKSLLSAVRNNDRERQQELLASLPQPSDQDWDVTMERGAQVFASPNYADPLTDGMGSIDPSQAQAKEEFLLVTVNKGDTATEVTEPSASEEQLQEAASEQK; from the exons ATGGCTGCCCCGTTCCCCTCCAGTAGCAGAATGGATGCGTGGCCACAAAGACGTGGCCTGCAGACA ATGAACCTGCGGTCAGTGTTTACAGCTGAACAGCAGAGGATCCTGGAACGTTACTATGAGAATGGGATGACCAATCAGAGCAAGGCTTGCTTCCAGCTAATACTGCAATGTGCTCAGGAGGCCAAACTGGACTTCAGCGTTGTCCGG ACATGGGTTGGCAACAAAAGACGCAAGCTTGCCTCCAAAGCTGACCAAAATGGAAGCGCATCTCATTCCTTATCTAGTCACGGAATAGTCGGAGGGCTACTCTCCAATCACACATTAGCTGGAGGTGCGCTGTCCAATCACAGCCTGGCGTCAGGGGCGCTACTTCCTGCTGATGTGGCTGCTGCACGAACCATCCAGAACCGTGTGCACCTTCTCCCTCCATCCTCATCCTTCCCATCTTTCTCGTCAGCATCTTCCTccccttcatcttcctctccgCTCAGCAGCggaagcaacaacaacaacaacaataatgatgTGATACTGACCGGGATCTACTCTCTGAACTCCGTCCCTCGCCCCAGACCAAGACCCACAGCCCCCTTGTCCCAGTCAGACTCAGAGCTTTCAGTCCAGACATCGTCTTCATCTCGGATCAACCAGGAGCTGCAGGGTAGGAACACTTCCACGTCCTCATCCGTCCACTCCAAATTAGTGTCCCTCACTCAGAATCTCCCATCCCTCACATCTGCCTCAGGACCTTTAGTCTACACTGCAGTCAGGAAGGGCACTTTATCCATTGGGGAGGGGGGAGTAAGTGCAGGGGCAGGGGTAGTACCTCACAGCTGGACTAGACAGTATGGTACAGCGCAAACTCGGCCTTGGCCCTCTTCCTCACAACCCCAGGCTCAGCTTCAGTCCAGACCTCACTCCAACCCTCAACCTCAACCGCCTGCTCCACAAAAGCCTCGGGCCTCCCTCCCTGTCCAGAACTGCACCCCCTCCTCTGAACAAACACCTCGCATTCAGCAAGTCTTCACTTTGACAGAAAAGGGCGAGGAGGAGCAACTCAGATCCAGACAAGCTCCTGCTCGTAGAAGCCAAGAGACCCACAGATCAGCACCTCTGGGCACCATTCACAATTTCTCAATTGCCATGGAAACTGGAGACGAAGAAGATGAGTGGCAAAGGGAAGAGGAGTTGGCAAATATGGCCGCCCAAACACACATCCACAGGGAGCAGACAGCCAGCCCGGCCGGGGCCGAGGTGTCAGGGGTGAGGGGAAGCCGCAGTCCTCCGATGACTGGCTCCAGACCTGCATTGCTCCACAGCAATGCAACACTTCAGGGCAGCTACTCGCTTACAGCTCAGACCTCACTCATAGGGGAGCCCAGTTCTCAG ACTTCACTTGCCGTATCTGCAGCCCCCTGGGTTATCAGCAACTCCAGGAAAAGAACA CTGCAGGATCGGACTCAGTTCAGTGATGGGGATCTCGTCCAACTGAAGCGCTACTGGGACCGGGGCATGACCAGCCTGGGCTCAGTATGCAGAGAGAAGATCACTGCTGCAGCCAACCAACTCAACGTAGACACTGAAATAGTCAAG ACATGGATCAGCAACAGACGCAGGAAGTACCGTCTGATGGGTATTGAAATCCCTCCTCCTAAAGGTGGACCTGCTGTATTCACTAACACATCCCCAGGAAACGAGTCTCCGGTGGGCCTCAGCCCTGACGGGGAGCGGCTCAGAACGCCTGAACTGGGGGATGAATTGAATGACGGGGGATCTGTGTGCCTGTCTGAGG ATGGGACCATCGATTCACAACAGAgagatggagatgatggaaCAGATGTGTCCACTGCTGCTCCACTGGCCAATAATGTG ATTGAAGTCAttgatgaggatgaagaggcttattatgatgatgacgatggtgAATTGGTGGCTTCAGACCTAGAGCAAATGCAGAGCCTGTTGGAATTCAag CATGAGGAAGTGCAGTTCTTAGAGAATGAGCTAGagaaccaaaaacaaaaataccagGATCTCGCAAATTTCACAAAGAGCCTGCTCAGTGCTGTGAGGAATAATGACCGGGAGAGACAGCAG GAACTCTTGGCTAGTCTACCTCAGCCATCAGACCAGGACTGGGACGTGACCATGGAGAGAGGAGCCCAGGTGTTCGCATCGCCCAACTACGCCGACCCACTGACAGACGGCATGGGCTCCATAGATCCTTCACAGGCCCAAGCGAAGGAAGAATTCCTGCTGGTCACTGTGAACAAAGGTGACACAGCGACTGAGGTTACTGAGCCCTCTGCATCagaggagcagctgcaggaagcagCATCAGAACAAAAGTGA
- the rps6kal gene encoding ribosomal protein S6 kinase alpha-6 → MEVNSVSSELNGHQIMDEPMEEGESFSHCDDGTYKEIPITHHVKEGCEKADPSQFELLKVLGQGSFGKVFLVRKIVGPDAGQLYAMKVLKKASLKVRDRVRTKMERDILVEVNHPFIVKLHYAFQTEGKLYLILDFLRGGDVFTRLSKEVMFTEEDVKFYLAELALALDHLHNLGIVYRDLKPENILLDEAGHIKLTDFGLSKESVDADKKAYSFCGTVEYMAPEVVNRRGHTQSADWWSLGVLMFEMLTGTLPFQGKDRNETMNMILKAKLGMPQFLSLEAQSLLRMLFKRNPANRLGAGPDGVEEIKRHAFFSTIDWNKLYRRELQPPFKPAAGKPDDTFCFDPEFTAKTPKDSPGIPPSANAHQLFKGFSFVAPTPMDENKSSPLISILPIVQMHGGSAKFSDLYELQEDIGVGSYSICKRCVHRVSTVDYAVKIIDKSKRDPSEEIEILMRYGQHPNIITLKDVYDEGRYVYLVTELMKGGELLDRILRQKFFSEREASAVLYTITKTVDYLHCQGVVHRDLKPSNILYMDDSGNPDSIRICDFGFAKQLRGGNGLLLTPCYTANFVAPEVLMRQGYDAACDIWSLGVLLYTMLAGYTPFANGPNDTPEEILLRIGSGKFSLTGGNWDTVSDTSKDLLSHMLHVDPHQRYTAEQVLKHSWITCRDTLPHFQLTRHDAPHLVKGAMAATYSALSQKTSQPVLEPVAASSLAQRRSMKKLTSTDM, encoded by the exons ATGGAAGTAAACAGCGTTAGCAGTGAG TTGAATGGTCATCAGATCATGGATGAGCCCATGGAGGAGGGAGAGTCTTTCTCACACTGT GATGACGGGACGTACAAAGAGATTCCTATCACCCACCATGTGAAAGAGGGCTGTGAGAAAGCTGATCCATCTCAGTTTGAACTGCTTAAAGTCCTCGGTCAGGGCTCTTTTGGCAAG GTATTTCTTGTCAGGAAGATTGTGGGTCCAGATGCTGGTCAATTATATGCAATGAAAGTACTAAAAAAGGCATCTTTGAAAG tcagGGACAGAGTTCGCACTAAGatggaaagagacattttagtAGAAGTCAATCATCCCTTCATAGTGAAGTTGCACTACG CCTTTCAGACAGAAGGGAAACTGTATTTAATACTGGACTTTCTCAGGGGAGGGGATGTATTCACTCGCTTATCCAAAGAG GTAATGTTTACAGAGGAAGATGTGAAATTCTACCTTGCAGAGCTGGCCCTGGCCCTCGACCATCTGCACAACCTGGGCATAGTTTACAGAGATCTCAAGCCAGAGAA catcTTACTTGATGAAGCTGGACATATAAAGTTAACAG ACTTTGGCTTGAGTAAAGAGTCAGTAGATGCTGATAAGAAGGCTTATTCCTTCTGTGGTACGGTGGAGTATATGGCCCCTGAGGTGGTCAACAGGAGAGGACACACACAGAGCGCGGACTGGTGGTCTCTGGGAGTACTTATG TTTGAAATGTTAACAGGAACGTTACCGTTCCAAGGGAAAGACCGCAACGAGACCATGAACATGATTCTCAA AGCAAAGCTGGGAATGCCCCAATTCCTCAGTTTGGAAGCCCAGAGTTTGCTCAGAATGCTGTTTAAACGTAACCCTGCCAATAGACTAG GGGCCGGGCCCGATGGTGTGGAGGAGATCAAACGCCACGCTTTCTTTTCCACCATCGACTGGAAT AAATTGTACAGGAGGGAGCTTCAACCCCCATTCAAGCCTGCCGCAGGTAAACCAGATGACACGTTCTGCTTCGACCCAGAGTTCACCGCTAAAACACCTAAAG ACTCCCCAGGTATCCCACCCAGTGCTAATGCCCACCAGCTCTTCAAAGGCTTCAGTTTTGTTGCCCCGACCCCAATGGATGAGAACAAGAGTTCCCCGCTGATCAGCATACTCCCCATAGTTCAG ATGCACGGAGGCTCAGCCAAGTTCTCTGATCTGTACGAGCTGCAGGAGGACATCGGGGTCGGCTCTTACTCCATCTGCAAACGCTGTGTACACCGAGTTTCTACCGTGGACTATGCTGTGAAG attataGACAAAAGTAAGCGAGACCCCTCTGAAGAGATTGAAATCCTGATGCGATATGGACAGCACCCCAACATCATCACTCTAAAAGAT GTGTACGATGAGGGCAGGTACGTATACCTGGTAACGGAGCTCATGAAGGGAGGGGAGCTGCTGGATCGAATCCTCCGGCAGAAGTTCTTTTCTGAAAGAGAGGCCAGTGCTGTGCTGTACACCATCACCAAAACTGTTGACTACCTCCACTGCCAAGGA GTGGTACATCGAGACCTGAAGCCCAGCAACATCCTGTACATGGATGACTCTGGGAATCCCGACTCCATCAGGATCTGTGACTTTGGCTTTGCCAAGCAGCTTCGGGGAGGCAACGGCCTGCTGCTCACCCCCTGTTACACCGCCAACTTCGTGGCACCTGAG GTACTAATGCGTCAAGGTTATGATGCAGCCTGTGATATATGGAGTCTTGGAGTTCTGCTGTACACCATGTTGGCAGG GTACACACCGTTTGCTAATGGACCGAACGACACACCAGAAGAGATTCTTCTCCGGATAGGATCTGGAAAGTTCTCTTTAACGGGTGGCAACTGGGATACTGTATCAGACACCTCGaag GACTTGCTGTCCCACATGCTCCATGTAGACCCTCACCAGCGATACACAGCAGAGCAGGTTCTAAAGCATTCCTGGATCACATGTCGAGATACACTACCACACTTCCAGCTCACACGCCACGATGCACCACATCTTGTCAAG